In Podospora pseudopauciseta strain CBS 411.78 chromosome 2 map unlocalized CBS411.78m_2, whole genome shotgun sequence, the genomic stretch CGGCCTATGAGCGCTACAACGAAGGCAGAAAGTACTGGGCGCAGCTGATTCTGGCAACCCAGAATTTGGGTCGGATCTACTGGGTGCACGCTTCTGGCCGCAAAGATGTGCCcggaagagaagaaggacctgGTGAAGAGACGCGAAGTCCTGGAGAAACTGTAAGTCCCCAGGCCGTGGAGAGTCTAGGCGCATGTGGGCTGACCTGTTGGCGTGACGACCAGTACCGCTATGAATCTTTTGGTGGCATTTGCTGTTGCCCTTAAGCACAAGCTGCGCTTCGAACCATACACGTGCTACGAGGACATCTCGAGTCTCATTTCGCACCTGGATACCTTTGCCAAGGTGGCCACCGAGGAGGACCCGAAAATGCGCACCGGACCTTCAAGCGCCCGAGTTTCTTCAAGAGCGTGGGCGAGTACCTGGGGTGTCGTTTGCAGAAAGCAACCCACGCAAGtcccaagaaggctgccgtCCCCCCCTGGGCAACCTCCCCTCGAGATTCTGTCGTACCTTGCCTCCTTCACCGACGAGCTCGCCCTCAGCGGCCGCCTGCCCGTCACCATGCACCAGACCATGGCCTACAACAACATCATGTCGCTCAACGACGTGCAATGGGCACGGAAAGAGTGCTCACCACGCCGCTCCCCATTGCCTACTCGATCGCCATCGCCCAAATCACATGGGTGTACATCCTGCTGCCTTCCAGCTCGTCAAGGTGCTGGGTGGATCACGATTCCGCTACAGTTGCCGCGGCGTATATCATCCTGGGCATTCTGTTCATCGGTCGCGAAATCGAAAACCCTTTTGGCCAGGACGTCCAACGACCTACCCCTCGAGGCCTATGCTGCTCAGGTGGCCGCCGAGATGGACGTGATCGCCAGCCGTCCCGTCCGCCCCAGCTACAGTGGATAGAATCCAGGACAACCACGTCCTGTGGCCCCTGTCCCACTCCAGGCTGGCCCGTGGATGAACCGTCGAAGAAAAGATTCACGAGGCCGTCAACCACAAGGTCCTGGCCACCTTTCACAACAAACGAGCCAGGAAGAGGCGATTGCACAAGGGAAAGTGCACTCGGAAAGAATGGCCACAAAACGGTGAGCGTTGAGGCCGTGTAGGCTGTAGGCAGAGTAAGGGGCGTCTTGAATTTGTGTATGAAGGAAAAACGGCGGGGCGAGGAAGTGTCGGGGTTGGAAAATGGTCTGGTCATGACAAAATAAGCCAAAATGATGCATGGAATGGCGTCGAGCATTTTGGTTTCACTTTCTACAaatcttttttctccttcctcccgtTGCTTGTCTCATAAACCACACGACAACGCTGGGGTTGTTTTCGTCACACATACCTATTAACCATCTAATAAATATTGATCATACACATGGCTAGCTCTTCTCTGTCCCATTCTTCTCCCACCAAACTTTTTATCTTGGCCTTTCAACGATAGGGCAACGTGCGAACCATCTCCTTGATGTCTCGATCCTGCCTGTACTCGGCAATGCTGTGCTTGCCGGCAACATGGCAGACCAATGTCTCCTCGGTTTTACACAATGTGTCTCGATCGCGATGACACAGGCATAGGTAACAGGCGTACCTGAATCTGGACGATGACACTTTGCCACAAACCGCGGGGTCAATATGAAGGACTTAGTATCGACCTTTTCGTCTTTGTCGCCGTAGCGACTTCCACGTGAAGATGATCTTCCTCGACGTTCCCAGTCCCGATCGGTCTCCGGATAACCACCTCCTTTTCGATTCGCCAGGAGGATTGAcgcccctctctctctcatctcGGTCCGCGGGGGATTCTCTAGCAGGGTACCACACGCCGGGCAGGTGACGTGGACCAGTGTGGAGACTGGCTATGCTGCAAGTCTACCGCATATGGGCAGAATAGAGGGTCTTTTCTGTTGGTGCCGCTCCGGCTGTCGTCATGATACAGATTGTCGGCTGCTGCAGGAGGAGTGCTTTCGTACAGGTGGATGGTCCCAGCCAGCCTCACTTGCTCATCTCCTCGAAGAGAGGGCGTGGAGGACGTACGGCGGATGGGCGCTCCAGGCCTTGGCCCTCGTCTGGGGATCGGGGCGGACTGGAGGAAACGCTGATACTGATCTTGGAGGGCGCGAATGCTGCCCTCGCGCAAACTCGGATGTGTTGTACAGCCTGCTCAGATCTGGCGGTTGGCCAGTAAGCAGGGCTTCCTCCAAGAGCTTGATGACGGTGCTTTGGAGTACTATGATTTGGCTCTGCAGCTGGGTTTGAGCGACCACTGGTCAGGAAAGCCAACAGTCAGCACGTCGTTCCTGGAGAAAGGTAGAGCGGGACTGGAGGTCTTACGGTCACCCCGGGCAAACTTTTGTCCCATCGTATTGTAGAAGCGGTCGTACTCTCGCTGGATACTTGGGCCGCCGTGCTGAAGAGAGCGTCGAAGATGGCGggcgccatcatcgtctcGGTCGTGGTCATCATCCGCATCGGAATCAGACGCGGAACCGCCACCCTTTGCTCTCTTTCTCTGACCCTGTTTGCCTTGCTCTTCCTTCAGTTTCGtcctctcttcctcggccgTGTTCAAACGCCCTCGAGCTCCTTTGATTCGTTTGTTTTGGCCCTTGTCCCGCTTCCTCTGCCGGCGCTGCTCGACCAAGCGGTCGTAGAGGTTGATGCCTGTGATGAATGTGCCTGCAATGGTCGAGATGAGCGTTGCGAGGACAAATGCTTGCTGCGGGAGCTGTCAGCTTTCACGTCGTCAAACGCAAGAGAGATGGATGCTCTACCTGCCTTCAACTCTTTTTTCTCAGCCAAGTTGGCAGCGtccatggctgctgctggtcgGTTGTCGATAGCGGCTTCTGCACAATAGACGGTCGATAGCGACGTTTGCTGGCCAGAACTGGAGGGGAATCACGGATAATTAAAGTAGGACATCTGATCGACATGCAATACGGCCCAAGTACTGACCCTGGGACCAAGATGGCATTCCTCAGGCcccctcgacatcatcccGCATGGGCTGTCTCGGTTCTGTGGTGTGTTGTGTCCCGTCGAAAATACAGGGTTCCAACCCATGACATCATGGGTGCTATTGAAGTCACTGGCAattggctgctggctgccaTTGGACGGGTGGGTGCAGATCATGCATCTGGGGCTGCTATAGTACTAAGTGTCGGATCAGCTTCATCAGCATCGGTTGCATCCGAAAGAGCCAAGTGGCACATTTGGAAGTACTGTTGTCTGCTAGCGTCAGCAGGTCAAGTGACCGCCgtatgatgatggtgatgacgacgCTGCAGCAAGAGGTAAAAGAGgtaagtaggtaggtagtgttATTCTGTAGGTACTGCGGGTCACACTGTGGCTCGTGCACTTGCCCTTCACCCTTAGATATCGTGCACAAATAGAACGGGCCGCCCGCCAGCTGAAGGCGGGGGGCTGCCCCTCACCGCCAAGCACGGGGCTCCTGTCCAGCTTGAAACTGCCTGTGCTGTCCATCGGTGCCTGGACCCGACGCGGGTCGGGTGCCCTTCCTCGCAGCGCGTTCCCGGCCGATTTGAACCACCTACTCCGTAATATCCCCCGATCCAATTGAAGCTGAGCTGCAACCACCACGCGGACAGCAGGCCAACCTCACGATGCTGTCGGGaatcctcatcttcaaccaGAAGGGCGAGAATCTAATCTTCCGTGCCTTCCGCAACGACTGCCGCCCACGTCTCGCCGATGTCTTCCGCATTCAGGTCATCAGCAATGCCCAGGTCCGCTCACCCATCCTGACCCTCGGCAGCACCACCTTCAGCCATGTCAAACACGAGAACATTTACCTGGTGGCCATCACCAAGAGTAACGCCAATGCCGCTCTCGTTTTTGAGTTTCTCTACCGCTTGATTCAGCTCGGCCGTGGCTACTTTGCCAAGTTTGACGAGGCCGTCAGAACAACTTCGTCCTGGTTTATGAGCTCCTGGATGGTGTGTTTGTCTTGTTTGCTTATCTGCTTGTTGTCTGCCGCGGCGGCCGCTGCTAACggtgctctctctctcccttttGCGCAGAAATTATCGACTTTGGCTATCCCCAAAACACCGAGACCGACACGCTCAAGATGTACATCACCACTGAGGGCGTCAGGTCGGACGCGCGCCGTCGAGGACTCGGCCAAGATCACCATGCAGGCCACGGGCGCGC encodes the following:
- a CDS encoding uncharacterized protein (EggNog:ENOG503NWMU; COG:S), which gives rise to MCPEEKKDLVKRREVLEKLTAMNLLVAFAVALKHKLRFEPYTCYEDISSLISHLDTFAKVATEEDPKMRTGPSSARVSSRAWASTWGVVCRKQPTQVPRRLPSPPGQPPLEILSYLASFTDELALSGRLPVTMHQTMAYNNIMSLNDVQWARKECSPRRSPLPTRSPSPKSHGCTSCCLPARQGAGWITIPLQLPRRISSWAFCSSVAKSKTLLARTSNDLPLEAYAAQVAAEMDVIASRPVRPSYSG
- a CDS encoding uncharacterized protein (EggNog:ENOG503P1M9) translates to MSRGPEECHLGPRQAFVLATLISTIAGTFITGINLYDRLVEQRRQRKRDKGQNKRIKGARGRLNTAEEERTKLKEEQGKQGQRKRAKGGGSASDSDADDDHDRDDDGARHLRRSLQHGGPSIQREYDRFYNTMGQKFARGDLVAQTQLQSQIIVLQSTVIKLLEEALLTGQPPDLSRLLREGSIRALQDQYQRFLQSAPIPRRGPRPGAPIRRTSSTPSLRGDEQVRLAGTIHLYESTPPAAADNLYHDDSRSGTNRKDPLFCPYAPVSTLVHVTCPACGTLLENPPRTEMRERGASILLANRKGGGYPETDRDWERRGRSSSRGSRYGDKDEKVDTKSFILTPRYACYLCLCHRDRDTLCKTEETLVCHVAGKHSIAEYRQDRDIKEMVRTLPYR